A single region of the Chelmon rostratus isolate fCheRos1 chromosome 5, fCheRos1.pri, whole genome shotgun sequence genome encodes:
- the LOC121606678 gene encoding hyaluronan and proteoglycan link protein 1-like, which yields MTSLLSITIISLILVASAYSQVTSSPPPLPVKVFADLGDNVTLPCRLLAKDTMSFGSIGIRVKWTKVADDEALNEDVLLSMGFHKKSYGSFEDRVFLQELDSEDASLVITDVSMEDMGKYHCEIINGVEDTIQEIILEVQGGLTDGVVFPYSPYSGRYNLNFEDGVRACVEQDAVIANYDQLVEAWKGGLDWCNAGWLNDGTVQYPITVPREPCGGSNNGPGLRSYGRQHKLRHFDVFCYASAHKGRFYWLVQPDRLTFDEAVQACLDDGAEIAKVGHMYSAWKLEGYDRCDAGWLADGSVRYPISRPRKNCSPTEAAVRFVGFPDKMQKSYGVYCFKAEQ from the exons ttAAGGTTTTTGCTGACCTAGGTGACAACGTCACCTTGCCCTGCCGGCTCCTGGCCAAGGACACCATGTCCTTTGGCAGCATTGGTATCCGAGTCAAATGGACCAAGGTGGCAGATGACGAGGCACTGAACGAGGATGTGCTGCTTTCAATGGGATTCCACAAGAAGTCCTACGGCAGCTTCGAGGACCGCGTCTTTTTGCAGGAGCTCGACAGTGAAGACGCCTCCTTGGTGATAACTGACGTCTCAATGGAAGACATGGGAAAATACCACTGTGAGATCATCAACGGGGTGGAAGACACCATCCAAGAGATTATCTTGGAGGTGCAAGGTGGTCTCACTGATG GTGTTGTGTTCCCATACTCCCCCTATTCGGGCCGCTACAACCTGAACTTCGAGGACGGTGTGCGGGCCTGTGTGGAGCAGGATGCTGTGATCGCCAACTATGATCAGCTGGTTGAGGCCTGGAAGGGCGGCCTGGACTGGTGCAACGCCGGCTGGTTGAATGATGGCACAGTGCAGTATCCCATCACCGTACCCAGAGAGCCTTGTGGTGGCTCCAACAATGGGCCTGGTCTCAGAAGCTACGGCCGCCAGCACAAACTGCGCCACTTTGACGTGTTCTGCTACGCCTCTGCGCACAAGG GACGTTTCTATTGGCTGGTCCAACCCGACAGGCTGACCTTTGACGAGGCTGTGCAGGCGTGCTTAGACGACGGTGCGGAGATCGCCAAGGTGGGCCACATGTACTCCGCCTGGAAGCTCGAGGGCTACGACCGCTGCGATGCCGGCTGGTTGGCCGATGGAAGTGTCCGCTACCCCATCTCCAGGCCTCGCAAGAACTGCAGCCCCACAGAAGCTGCAGTGCGCTTTGTTGGATTCCCAGATAAAATGCAAAAGTCTTACGGCGTCTACTGCTTCAAGGCTGAGCAGTGA